From Candidatus Eisenbacteria bacterium, a single genomic window includes:
- a CDS encoding winged helix-turn-helix transcriptional regulator, with protein MEEMERMKGLPVLPCACASLRRASRAITQAYDRELRPLGLNTAQFTLLQVMRLAGEMTQGQLGEFLALDITTLSRTLRPLENEGWLECSTGSDRRERYWRITSAGRKVFERSTPAWERAQAELSARVGEKRLKAMLGEMAVIAGAPRTRPTVTRARRGAGI; from the coding sequence ATGGAAGAGATGGAACGGATGAAGGGGCTCCCGGTTCTCCCTTGTGCGTGCGCGAGCTTGCGTCGTGCCAGCCGCGCCATTACGCAGGCGTATGACCGGGAGCTTCGGCCGCTTGGGCTAAACACTGCCCAGTTCACGCTGCTCCAGGTCATGCGTTTGGCAGGAGAGATGACGCAGGGGCAGCTGGGCGAATTTCTCGCCCTGGATATCACGACGCTGAGCCGGACATTGCGGCCTCTCGAGAACGAGGGGTGGCTTGAGTGCTCGACGGGCAGCGATCGGCGTGAGCGGTACTGGCGAATCACCTCGGCCGGCAGAAAGGTGTTCGAAAGGTCGACGCCGGCTTGGGAGCGCGCCCAGGCGGAGCTGAGCGCACGGGTGGGTGAAAAGCGCCTGAAGGCCATGCTCGGGGAGATGGCGGTGATCGCTGGGGCGCCGCGGACAAGGCCGACAGTCACGCGCGCCCGGCGCGGGGCCGGAATCTAG